One Brassica oleracea var. oleracea cultivar TO1000 chromosome C7, BOL, whole genome shotgun sequence genomic window carries:
- the LOC106304594 gene encoding ammonium transporter 1 member 3, with protein sequence MSGPLTCSVSDLSAMLGPNATAAAEYICGQLGTVNNKFTDAAYAVDNTYLLFSAYLVFSMQIGFAMLCAGSVRAKNTMNIMLTNVLDAAAGGLFYYLFGYAFAFGGSSEGFIGRHNFALRDFPTLTSDYSFFLYQWSFAIAAAGITSGSIAERTQFVAYLIYSSFLTGFVYPVVSHWFWSPFGWASPFRSADDRLFNTGAIDFAGSGVVHMVGGIAGLWGALVEGPRRGRFEKSGRAIALRGHSASLVVLGTFLLWFGWYGFNPGSFTKILVPYETGSSYGQWSGIGRTAVTTTLAGSTAALTTLFGKRLLSGHWNVTDVCNGLLGGFAAITGGCSVVEPWAAIVCGFVAALVLIGCNKLAEIVQYDDPLEAAQLHGGCGAWGLIFVGLFAKEKYLNEVYGETPGRPYGLLMGGGGKLLGAQLVQILVVAGWVSATMGTLFFLLKRLGLLRISEKDEMAGMDMTRHGGFAYMYYDNDDESHRAIQLQRVDPGSPFPRSVTPPRV encoded by the coding sequence ATGTCAGGACCTCTAACTTGCTCTGTGTCCGATCTCTCCGCCATGCTCGGTCCCAACGCCACCGCAGCGGCTGAATACATATGCGGCCAATTAGGCACCGTAAACAACAAGTTCACAGATGCAGCCTACGCCGTAGACAACACCTATCTTCTCTTCTCTGCCTACCTCGTCTTCTCCATGCAGATAGGCTTTGCGATGCTCTGTGCTGGCTCCGTTAGAGCCAAGAACACAATGAATATCATGCTCACCAATGTCCTTGACGCTGCAGCCGGAGGACTCTTTTACTATCTTTTCGGTTACGCCTTTGCCTTTGGCGGATCCTCTGAAGGTTTCATCGGAAGACACAACTTTGCTCTTAGAGACTTCCCGACTCTCACGTCCGACTACTCTTTCTTCCTCTACCAATGGTCATTCGCAATCGCAGCTGCTGGAATAACCAGCGGTTCTATCGCGGAGAGGACTCAGTTTGTGGCTTACTTGATCTACTCTTCTTTCTTAACTGGATTTGTTTATCCTGTTGTGTCTCACTGGTTCTGGTCCCCGTTCGGATGGGCTAGTCCCTTCCGTTCAGCAGATGACCGTTTGTTTAACACCGGAGCCATAGATTTTGCTGGCTCCGGTGTTGTTCACATGGTTGGTGGCATAGCAGGATTATGGGGTGCTCTCGTCGAAGGTCCTCGACGTGGCCGGTTTGAGAAAAGTGGTCGCGCTATTGCACTACGTGGCCACTCCGCCTCCCTTGTCGTCTTGGGAACGTTCCTTCTTTGGTTCGGTTGGTATGGTTTCAACCCTGGTTCCTTTACCAAGATCCTCGTCCCGTATGAAACCGGTTCGAGCTACGGCCAATGGAGCGGAATAGGACGGACAGCGGTTACAACCACGCTTGCTGGATCCACCGCAGCTCTAACCACACTCTTCGGAAAACGTCTTCTCTCTGGCCACTGGAACGTGACAGACGTATGTAACGGGCTACTCGGTGGGTTCGCTGCCATAACAGGGGGTTGCTCTGTGGTAGAGCCCTGGGCTGCGATCGTATGTGGATTCGTGGCTGCCCTCGTCCTCATCGGCTGCAACAAGCTCGCGGAGATCGTACAGTATGATGATCCCCTCGAGGCGGCGCAACTACACGGAGGATGTGGTGCGTGGGGGTTGATATTCGTAGGGCTTTTTGCAAAGGAGAAGTATCTAAACGAGGTTTACGGCGAGACACCTGGAAGGCCATATGGACTGTTAATGGGTGGAGGAGGGAAGCTGTTGGGAGCACAATTAGTTCAAATACTTGTGGTTGCAGGATGGGTTAGTGCTACCATGGGAACACTCTTCTTCTTGCTCAAAAGGCTCGGTTTGCTGAGGATATCGGAGAAGGATGAGATGGCCGGTATGGATATGACACGTCACGGTGGTTTTGCTTATATGTACTATGATAATGATGATGAGTCTCACAGGGCCATTCAGCTCCAAAGAGTTGACCCTGGATCTCCTTTCCCACGTTCGGTTACTCCTCCTCGGGTTTAA